In one window of uncultured Acetobacteroides sp. DNA:
- a CDS encoding ATP-binding protein — protein sequence MENPTTISKQRKNIRRKKTFFVGIAITVAAAVLYLAAQFAPRLSTYNGSNIKKIESTILSKKEQLREIAKTWLSTKDTSQKAAFAILDDRTISKLNKENIGIFLYDSTRLVAWSTIPNIADSMLARIDTTMRLYAFNDGWFLASRFKHKGKSAIITIEVQKRYRFTNRFLENRFNPILGIPPYIKLSKDSKSTSHTKSTLTVRLGKDSLFILEKEKNIVTENPTKDLLVYASLILLIVGGWLIIQSISFKKRIRLFFFSLIGWSATCVLLVNMLAKAPSSLIFFSPDLYASSVTPSLAVLAAYVLIFISFSSTIYAHYVDYKIQKKYLLKPLAACLSVFISLIALATHMLVYSLVNNAAVSFGVIKISEISRYSLIIYLTISLLIVSIVLLSNLFFRLFRNISTRTKAVILALPLLVILGIYARTDISIGVFAAASILTYAIFLFRLKAYMRIGIRDISLILIIWAVATSTIICLFVVAKDEHNRIEFAESLYNEKDPILEAALPDISELVVRDKTIHQLIHNPSANDSIIYQYIRKNVLKGYFSKYNLRITICPIKANLFLPNEKKTTSCQKYFDDLFKKKGTKVDNSTFYLIRNFPGEIWYIGRIDYLCTKGLTSLYLELNLKTISNNPGYPELLLKKNEPRIKGSKYYEYAHYFDSSLVAKNGSYSYPSIITPPSREDSIDVRQQKGYSNLYYRFDQYNTMVISRPILNLFDIASCFSYIFIFLVFAGLLVLKFSRFPLDDTLSLQTFKGRITLSFVVVLIAALILTAVASLTYGIKRFEAYKEQTIQDKMKSAIPAVYNALYTPNTQSLTDELVKISNYLYVDVNLYDKKGELFATSRPEIFYDGLQGFKMSPRAFKSLALSYDGFYVDNEQIGNMTYTSSYAPIFDSNGRLIGYVNLPYFLQYDNLRKELYTIAITIANIFILLLLPVVLIAVLTSNSITRPLEQIRNRMRIFDLKTNPEPIPYKQNDEIGDLIVEFNKMILQAESSAKLLADNERDLAWREMARQIAHEIKNPLTPMKLSLQYLMMLKGKNDSRWLEQFDRFAASQVEQIDSLAKIANEFSDFAKINFDEQITVLDLRAAVKEILPIFDGFPNLNFEVDMPSIPINVRVGHEHLKRVVVNLVKNAIQSVEDDRTAIISITVREESGKATLSVKDNGKGIADEVKPKLFTPNFTTKSSGTGLGLAICKNLIEAYSGSIWFESEVDKGSTFYIELPSA from the coding sequence ATGGAGAACCCTACCACCATAAGTAAGCAAAGGAAAAACATTCGGAGAAAGAAGACGTTTTTCGTTGGCATCGCTATTACCGTAGCGGCTGCTGTGCTATACCTCGCGGCGCAATTTGCTCCTCGTCTCTCAACCTACAACGGCAGCAACATAAAAAAGATTGAGAGTACCATCCTTAGCAAGAAGGAGCAGCTTCGCGAAATAGCGAAGACTTGGTTAAGCACGAAGGACACCTCTCAAAAAGCGGCATTCGCCATTCTCGACGACAGAACAATATCGAAACTCAACAAGGAAAACATAGGGATATTTCTTTACGACAGCACTAGGCTGGTTGCATGGAGCACCATTCCCAACATTGCCGACTCGATGCTTGCCCGCATCGACACCACCATGCGCCTGTATGCGTTCAACGATGGATGGTTTCTTGCCTCCCGCTTTAAGCACAAGGGAAAATCGGCTATTATTACCATCGAGGTCCAAAAGCGCTATCGGTTTACCAATAGATTTCTGGAGAATCGGTTCAACCCAATCCTAGGGATACCTCCATACATTAAGCTTAGCAAAGACTCTAAATCCACCTCACACACAAAAAGTACGCTGACCGTTCGATTAGGAAAGGACAGCCTCTTTATACTTGAAAAAGAAAAGAACATCGTAACGGAGAATCCGACTAAGGATCTTCTCGTCTACGCATCCCTCATTCTCCTCATTGTTGGGGGATGGCTCATCATTCAATCCATCTCGTTTAAGAAAAGAATCCGACTATTCTTCTTCTCATTGATAGGATGGAGCGCCACTTGTGTTCTACTTGTTAACATGCTAGCCAAGGCGCCATCATCGCTGATTTTCTTCTCGCCCGATCTCTACGCCTCTAGCGTTACACCCTCGCTCGCGGTACTTGCAGCCTATGTTCTTATTTTCATCTCGTTCAGCTCGACCATCTACGCGCACTATGTCGACTACAAGATTCAGAAGAAGTATCTTCTAAAACCACTTGCTGCTTGCTTGTCGGTATTTATATCGCTTATTGCGCTGGCAACTCACATGCTGGTGTACAGCCTGGTAAACAATGCCGCCGTTTCGTTTGGCGTAATAAAGATATCTGAGATTAGCCGCTACTCGCTGATTATCTACCTTACCATTTCGCTGCTAATAGTTAGCATAGTCCTTCTATCTAATTTATTCTTCAGGCTTTTCAGGAACATCTCGACAAGAACAAAAGCGGTAATCCTTGCGCTACCGCTTCTCGTTATTTTAGGCATTTATGCCCGCACTGATATTTCGATTGGCGTATTCGCTGCTGCATCGATCCTCACCTACGCCATCTTCCTTTTCAGGCTTAAGGCATACATGCGGATTGGCATTCGCGACATCTCGCTAATTCTGATAATCTGGGCAGTTGCAACATCTACCATCATCTGCCTCTTTGTGGTAGCTAAGGACGAGCACAACCGGATTGAATTCGCCGAATCGCTTTACAACGAGAAGGACCCCATCCTCGAAGCTGCTCTGCCCGACATCTCGGAGCTGGTTGTTAGGGACAAAACCATACACCAGCTTATCCACAACCCTTCGGCCAACGACAGCATCATCTACCAGTACATCCGAAAGAATGTGCTTAAGGGCTACTTCAGCAAGTACAACCTTCGCATAACCATCTGCCCGATAAAGGCGAACCTCTTCCTACCTAACGAGAAGAAGACCACCAGCTGCCAGAAGTACTTCGATGATCTGTTCAAAAAGAAGGGAACTAAGGTTGATAATTCGACTTTCTACCTGATCCGCAACTTCCCTGGTGAGATATGGTACATCGGGCGTATAGACTACCTCTGCACCAAAGGCCTCACATCGCTTTACCTCGAGCTCAACCTAAAAACTATCAGCAACAACCCTGGGTACCCCGAGCTGCTGCTCAAAAAGAACGAACCGCGCATCAAGGGCTCCAAGTACTACGAGTACGCCCACTACTTCGATAGCAGCTTGGTTGCCAAGAATGGCAGCTACTCCTACCCCTCCATCATTACGCCACCAAGCCGGGAAGACAGCATTGATGTACGCCAGCAAAAGGGCTACTCCAACCTCTACTACCGCTTCGACCAGTACAACACGATGGTGATATCGCGGCCAATACTCAACCTCTTCGATATTGCCTCCTGCTTTTCCTACATCTTCATCTTTTTGGTGTTTGCCGGATTGCTGGTGCTAAAGTTTAGCCGATTCCCCCTCGACGATACCCTATCGCTACAAACCTTTAAGGGACGGATAACCCTTTCGTTTGTGGTGGTGCTCATCGCAGCCCTAATCCTTACGGCCGTTGCCTCGCTAACGTACGGCATCAAGCGCTTTGAGGCCTACAAGGAGCAAACCATACAGGATAAGATGAAAAGCGCCATCCCCGCAGTGTACAATGCACTTTACACGCCAAACACCCAATCGCTCACCGACGAGCTGGTGAAAATATCGAACTACCTTTACGTTGATGTGAACCTATACGACAAGAAGGGCGAGCTGTTTGCCACCTCGCGCCCCGAGATATTCTACGACGGACTTCAAGGCTTCAAGATGTCGCCAAGGGCATTTAAGAGCCTTGCCCTAAGCTACGATGGATTCTACGTGGATAACGAACAGATCGGCAACATGACCTACACCTCGTCGTACGCCCCCATCTTCGACAGCAACGGTAGGCTCATCGGCTACGTCAACCTGCCCTACTTCCTGCAGTACGACAACCTCCGCAAGGAGCTTTACACCATCGCCATCACCATCGCCAACATCTTCATTCTGCTACTGCTGCCGGTAGTTCTGATTGCGGTGCTCACATCCAACTCCATTACCCGTCCGCTTGAACAAATCCGCAACCGCATGCGCATCTTCGACCTCAAGACGAACCCCGAGCCCATCCCCTACAAGCAAAACGACGAGATTGGCGACCTGATCGTGGAGTTCAACAAGATGATCCTACAGGCTGAATCGAGCGCAAAGCTGCTGGCCGACAACGAGCGCGACCTCGCCTGGCGCGAAATGGCCCGCCAGATTGCCCACGAGATAAAGAACCCGCTTACCCCCATGAAGCTGAGCCTGCAGTACCTGATGATGCTCAAGGGCAAGAACGACAGCCGCTGGCTGGAGCAGTTCGACCGCTTTGCCGCATCGCAGGTGGAGCAAATCGACTCGCTGGCCAAGATCGCCAACGAGTTCTCCGATTTTGCTAAGATCAACTTCGACGAGCAGATCACCGTCCTAGACCTTCGTGCTGCCGTAAAAGAAATACTCCCCATCTTCGACGGCTTCCCCAACCTCAACTTCGAGGTAGACATGCCCAGCATTCCCATAAACGTACGAGTAGGCCACGAGCACCTCAAAAGGGTGGTCGTTAACCTGGTGAAGAACGCCATACAATCGGTAGAAGACGATAGAACCGCCATCATCAGCATAACCGTAAGAGAGGAGTCGGGCAAGGCAACTCTTTCGGTTAAGGACAACGGCAAGGGCATCGCCGACGAAGTGAAGCCAAAGCTCTTCACCCCCAACTTCACCACCAAGTCGTCGGGCACGGGGCTTGGGTTGGCCATCTGCAAAAACCTGATCGAGGCCTACAGCGGCAGCATCTGGTTCGAGTCGGAGGTCGATAAGGGTTCGACCTTCTACATCGAGCTGCCCAGCGCGTAG
- the rlmH gene encoding 23S rRNA (pseudouridine(1915)-N(3))-methyltransferase RlmH has protein sequence MKIDLVLIGKSDQKYLQEGIDIYLKRLKFYCQFEMKIIPDLKSTKSLSEEQQKEKEGELIITQIKDSDFVILLDERGESLSSVDFAQLIEKRQIAGTRKLSFVIGGPYGFSRDVYAKANAKLSLSAMTFSHQMVRLLFIEQLYRAFTIINGEPYHHK, from the coding sequence ATGAAAATTGACTTAGTGCTTATTGGGAAAAGCGACCAAAAATATCTTCAAGAAGGAATCGACATCTACCTTAAACGGCTAAAATTCTACTGCCAGTTTGAAATGAAAATTATTCCCGATTTGAAAAGCACAAAAAGCCTTAGCGAAGAGCAGCAGAAGGAAAAAGAAGGAGAACTAATCATCACCCAGATTAAGGATTCCGATTTTGTGATACTACTCGACGAGCGGGGAGAGTCGCTTTCGTCAGTCGATTTTGCGCAGCTTATCGAAAAAAGGCAGATTGCAGGAACCCGTAAGCTAAGCTTTGTCATTGGCGGCCCATACGGTTTTTCGAGGGATGTTTACGCGAAAGCCAACGCTAAGCTTTCGCTCTCTGCCATGACCTTTTCCCATCAAATGGTTCGACTTCTTTTTATAGAACAGCTTTACAGAGCATTTACGATTATTAATGGAGAACCCTACCACCATAAGTAA
- the rplM gene encoding 50S ribosomal protein L13: protein MDALSYKTVSVNKVSAPKEWVLIDATDLVVGRLASQVAKILRGKHKPSFTPNSDCGDNVVIINAEKVRFTGKKLTDKVYVRHTGYPGGQRFATPVDMLKRKPLFVVEKAVKGMLPKNRLGAELFRNMHVYAGAEHPHEAQQPKVINVKDLK, encoded by the coding sequence GTGGACGCACTAAGTTACAAGACTGTATCTGTCAACAAAGTATCTGCTCCGAAGGAGTGGGTTTTGATAGATGCAACCGATCTAGTAGTGGGCCGCCTTGCTTCTCAAGTTGCGAAAATTCTGAGAGGTAAGCACAAGCCTTCATTTACTCCAAACTCTGATTGTGGTGATAACGTTGTTATTATCAATGCAGAGAAAGTGCGCTTTACCGGTAAAAAACTTACCGATAAGGTGTACGTTCGCCACACCGGCTACCCTGGTGGACAACGCTTTGCAACTCCAGTAGATATGCTAAAGCGTAAGCCTCTTTTTGTTGTAGAAAAGGCCGTTAAGGGTATGCTACCAAAAAATCGCCTTGGCGCTGAGTTGTTCCGTAACATGCATGTATATGCTGGTGCAGAGCACCCACACGAGGCTCAACAACCAAAAGTTATCAACGTAAAAGATCTTAAGTAA
- the rpsI gene encoding 30S ribosomal protein S9 has translation MEVVNTLGRRKAAVARIYMTPGKGEIVINNKPLEVYFTTGVLQYTATQALLLTNQLGKYDIKVNLDGGGVKGQAEALRLAISRALCEIDNESYRPVLKANGLLTRDPRVVERKKPGQPKARKRFQFSKR, from the coding sequence ATGGAAGTTGTTAACACATTAGGAAGAAGAAAAGCCGCTGTTGCTCGTATTTACATGACTCCTGGGAAGGGTGAGATCGTAATCAACAACAAGCCTCTAGAAGTTTACTTTACAACTGGTGTACTTCAGTACACTGCTACCCAAGCCCTTTTGCTTACCAACCAACTTGGTAAGTATGACATCAAGGTTAACCTCGATGGCGGTGGTGTTAAGGGACAAGCTGAGGCACTTCGCCTTGCAATCTCTCGCGCACTTTGCGAAATTGACAACGAAAGCTACCGTCCGGTGCTTAAGGCTAACGGTCTTCTAACTCGCGACCCTCGTGTTGTTGAGCGTAAGAAGCCAGGTCAACCAAAGGCTCGTAAGAGATTCCAGTTCAGTAAACGTTAA
- the rpsB gene encoding 30S ribosomal protein S2 yields the protein MPRTNFNQLLDAGVHFGHLKRKWNPKMAPYIFMERNGIHVIDLHKTVVKIDEAANALKQIAKSGRKILFVATKKQAKEIVSERISQVNMPYVTERWPGGMLTNFPTIRKAVKKMSSLEKMSTDGTFETLSKRERLQITRQRAKLEKNLGSIADLTRLPAALFVVDVQKEANAVREAKRLNIPVFAMVDTCCDPTPIDYVIPANDDASKSISLVIDVVASAIQEGLEERKVEKEKEKDSQSAKADKPVKAKAKKAPVAGEAEVEAPAQEEESAE from the coding sequence ATGCCAAGAACAAATTTCAACCAGCTACTCGATGCTGGTGTTCACTTCGGTCACTTAAAGAGAAAGTGGAATCCTAAGATGGCTCCTTACATCTTCATGGAGCGTAACGGTATTCACGTTATCGACCTACACAAGACCGTAGTAAAGATCGATGAGGCTGCAAATGCCCTTAAGCAAATCGCAAAATCAGGCCGTAAGATTCTTTTCGTTGCTACCAAAAAGCAAGCGAAGGAAATCGTATCGGAAAGAATAAGCCAAGTTAATATGCCATACGTTACCGAGCGCTGGCCCGGTGGTATGCTTACTAACTTCCCAACCATCCGTAAGGCTGTAAAGAAGATGTCTTCTCTTGAGAAGATGTCTACCGATGGTACTTTCGAGACATTATCAAAGCGCGAAAGACTACAAATCACCCGTCAACGCGCTAAGCTTGAAAAGAACCTTGGTTCTATTGCTGACCTTACTCGTCTTCCAGCTGCACTTTTTGTAGTTGATGTTCAAAAAGAAGCTAATGCCGTTCGTGAAGCTAAGAGGCTTAACATTCCAGTATTTGCTATGGTAGATACCTGCTGTGATCCAACACCAATTGACTATGTTATCCCAGCTAACGACGACGCTTCTAAATCTATCAGCCTAGTTATCGACGTGGTTGCTTCTGCTATTCAAGAGGGACTCGAAGAGCGCAAGGTTGAGAAGGAAAAGGAAAAAGACAGCCAATCAGCCAAGGCAGACAAGCCAGTTAAGGCAAAAGCTAAGAAGGCTCCTGTAGCCGGCGAAGCTGAGGTTGAAGCTCCTGCTCAAGAAGAGGAGAGCGCTGAATAA
- the tsf gene encoding translation elongation factor Ts → MAITATDVAKLRKMTGAGMMDCKKALEEANGDFERAQDLIRERGKLIASKRADREATEGAVIAKTTADGKLGAVICLNCETDFVAKNADFVALAESILDLAIEKKPATLAELLALNLNGLSIADLVTERSGVTGEKLGISFYGKLEDNFVIPYIHMNNKLATLISFSKAVNTEVAKDIAMQVAAMNPVALDKSSTPAEVVEKELQIAKEQLRLEGKSEDMIEKIAPGKLNKFFKDNTLMAQDFIKDSKISVEAYLKSADAEVKVTGFLRWSLND, encoded by the coding sequence ATGGCTATTACCGCAACCGATGTAGCAAAGCTACGTAAAATGACCGGTGCCGGGATGATGGACTGCAAGAAGGCTCTTGAAGAAGCTAATGGTGACTTCGAGCGCGCTCAGGATCTTATCCGCGAAAGAGGTAAGCTTATCGCCAGCAAGCGTGCTGACCGCGAAGCTACCGAAGGTGCTGTTATCGCTAAAACTACTGCTGATGGCAAACTTGGTGCTGTTATCTGCCTAAATTGCGAAACTGACTTCGTTGCCAAGAATGCTGACTTCGTTGCTCTTGCTGAAAGCATTCTTGATCTTGCTATTGAGAAAAAGCCAGCAACCCTAGCAGAACTTCTTGCTCTCAACCTAAATGGTCTTTCTATTGCTGATCTAGTAACTGAAAGATCTGGTGTTACTGGAGAAAAGTTAGGTATCTCGTTCTATGGAAAGTTAGAGGATAACTTCGTTATTCCTTACATCCACATGAATAATAAGTTGGCTACCTTAATTTCCTTCTCTAAGGCTGTTAACACTGAAGTTGCTAAGGATATTGCTATGCAAGTAGCAGCAATGAATCCAGTTGCGCTTGATAAGAGTTCAACTCCTGCTGAAGTTGTTGAAAAGGAGCTTCAAATTGCAAAGGAACAACTTCGTCTTGAGGGAAAATCTGAGGATATGATTGAGAAAATTGCCCCTGGAAAACTTAACAAATTCTTTAAGGATAATACCCTAATGGCTCAAGACTTCATCAAAGATTCTAAGATTAGCGTAGAAGCTTACCTTAAGAGTGCTGATGCTGAGGTTAAGGTTACAGGTTTCCTTCGCTGGTCGCTAAACGACTAA